Proteins encoded together in one Microplitis mediator isolate UGA2020A chromosome 7, iyMicMedi2.1, whole genome shotgun sequence window:
- the LOC130671540 gene encoding elongation of very long chain fatty acids protein AAEL008004-like: MVGWWQTLSENYHDLMNKKGDPRVNDWFMMSGPLPTLVICISYAYFVKVIGPKFMENRKPFSLRRTMIVYNLFQVIFSAWLFYESLASGWWNDYSFRCQPVDYSRNPKALRMARGCWWYYMSKFTEFADTIFFVLRKKNNQISTLHVIHHGIMPMSTWFGVKFTPGGHSTFFGLLNTFVHIVMYGYYLLAALGPRIQPYLWWKKYLTALQMVQFILVMVHAFQLLFTKCDYPKAFVWWIGLHSILFFYLFKTFYVQAYTKKNLKNMPASIKEEKTAIIYNNNDHNSRISKKENGIIYSNEYKLTNDLAIDNSLRNRVFINSH, translated from the exons ATGGTGGGGTGGTGGCAAACTTTATCGGAAAATTATCATGACTTGATGAATAAAAAGGGAGATCCACGAGTCAACGACTGGTTCATGATGAGTGGACCACTTCCTACACTTGTGATTTGTATTTCTTACGCTTATTTTGTTAAAGTTATTGGTCCGAAGTTTATGGAAAATCGTAAACCATTTTCTCTAAGACGAACTAtgatagtttataatttatttcaagtaaTATTTTCAGCTTGGCTTTTCTATGAG AGTCTAGCAAGTGGTTGGTGGAACGATTATTCGTTCAGATGTCAGCCGGTTGATTATTCTAGAAACCCAAAAGCTTTGAGAATGGCAAGAGGCTGTTGGTGGTATTATATGTCGAAATTTACAGAATTCGCAGACACTATTTTCTTCGTACTTCGAAAAAAGAACAACCAAATTTCTACCCTCCATGTTATACATCACGGAATAATGCCCATGTCCACGTGGtttggtgttaaatttactccag gTGGTCATTCAACATTCTTTGGACTGCTCAACACATTCGTACACATAGTTATGTACGGATACTATTTACTTGCTGCCCTTGGGCCTCGAATACAGCCATATTTAtggtggaaaaaatatttgacagcTCTTCAGATGGTACAGTTTATTCTTGTAATGGTACACGCATTCCAGCTTTTATTTACTAAGTGCGATTATCCCAAGGCTTTTGTTTGGTGGATCGGACTTCACTCGATTCtctttttttacctttttaagACCTTCTATGTCCAAGCGTatactaagaaaaatttaaaaaatatgccTGCATCTATTAAAGAGGAAAAGACTGCAATAATATACAATAACAATGACCATAATTCGCGGAtatcaaaaaaagaaaacggtattatttattctaacgAGTACAAATTAACTAATGACTTGGCTATTGACAATAGTTTAAGAAATCGTGTTTTTATTAACAGTCATTAa